A stretch of the Pseudomonas helvetica genome encodes the following:
- a CDS encoding LysE family translocator: protein MPELSNLLAYGLISLGMVLTPGPNMIYLISRSICQGRMAGLVSLGGVALGFVVYMFCAALGITALVMAVPYAYDALRLGGALYLLYLAWQAVKPGGRSPFHVRDLPKDGPRKLFMMGFVTNLLNPKVAVMYLSLLPQFIDPTDHGSVLTQSIVLGFTQIVISVSVNALIAVMAGSIATFLAGRPVWQIVQRWLMGTVLAGLAVRMIVEGRR from the coding sequence ATGCCCGAACTGTCCAACCTGCTCGCCTACGGTCTGATCTCACTCGGCATGGTGCTGACTCCCGGCCCGAACATGATCTATCTCATCTCGCGGTCGATCTGCCAGGGACGAATGGCCGGACTGGTTTCTTTGGGCGGAGTGGCATTGGGTTTCGTCGTTTATATGTTTTGCGCCGCATTGGGTATCACGGCCCTGGTCATGGCCGTTCCCTATGCGTATGACGCCCTGCGACTCGGCGGCGCGCTCTATCTGCTCTACCTGGCCTGGCAGGCGGTCAAGCCCGGCGGTCGTTCCCCGTTCCATGTGCGAGACCTGCCCAAGGATGGCCCGCGCAAGCTGTTCATGATGGGCTTTGTCACCAACCTGCTGAATCCAAAAGTTGCAGTCATGTATTTGTCGCTGCTACCTCAGTTCATCGACCCCACCGACCACGGCAGCGTGCTGACGCAATCGATCGTGCTTGGCTTTACGCAGATCGTCATTAGCGTGAGCGTCAACGCGCTGATTGCCGTCATGGCTGGCTCCATCGCAACATTTCTCGCAGGCAGGCCCGTGTGGCAGATCGTGCAACGCTGGCTGATGGGGACGGTCCTCGCGGGTTTGGCCGTACGCATGATCGTCGAAGGGCGGCGCTAA
- a CDS encoding exodeoxyribonuclease VII small subunit, whose translation MPKKQQENKAAATAAEIERSIQALNKMAERLWGDGREAEAKALLDALNALNRALDRIRIGESRKTLH comes from the coding sequence ATGCCGAAGAAACAGCAGGAAAATAAAGCAGCGGCGACCGCAGCTGAAATTGAGCGCTCTATCCAGGCGCTGAACAAGATGGCTGAACGCCTGTGGGGGGATGGCCGGGAAGCTGAGGCGAAAGCCCTTCTCGATGCCTTGAATGCGTTAAATCGGGCGCTGGATCGGATCAGGATTGGTGAGAGCCGTAAGACACTCCATTGA